A genomic segment from Acidobacteriota bacterium encodes:
- a CDS encoding YdgA family protein: MNGSVSRHPLFRALGVVILVAALYLGWTWHSRRSASLQLQERLQERSPEAQNQKIVDAYGGDELTILSFYGVPGVVRPGESAELCYGVSNAAEVRMEPPVEHVWPSLGRCVKVAPERDTEYTLFVEDAAGRSKTARLTIKVQRE, encoded by the coding sequence ATGAACGGGAGTGTATCGAGGCATCCGCTTTTCCGCGCGCTGGGGGTCGTCATCCTCGTGGCCGCCCTCTATCTCGGCTGGACCTGGCACTCGAGGAGAAGCGCAAGCCTGCAGCTTCAGGAGCGGCTGCAGGAGCGGTCGCCCGAGGCGCAGAACCAGAAGATCGTGGATGCCTACGGCGGGGATGAACTGACGATCCTGTCCTTTTACGGCGTGCCGGGCGTCGTCCGGCCGGGGGAGAGCGCCGAACTCTGCTACGGGGTGTCCAACGCCGCCGAGGTCCGGATGGAGCCGCCGGTCGAACATGTCTGGCCCTCGCTCGGCCGCTGCGTCAAGGTCGCGCCCGAGCGGGACACGGAATACACCCTCTTCGTCGAAGACGCCGCCGGGCGGAGCAAGACCGCCCGCCTGACCATCAAGGTCCAGCGGGAATAG